The following coding sequences lie in one Rutidosis leptorrhynchoides isolate AG116_Rl617_1_P2 chromosome 4, CSIRO_AGI_Rlap_v1, whole genome shotgun sequence genomic window:
- the LOC139843220 gene encoding oleoyl-acyl carrier protein thioesterase, chloroplastic-like — protein MLSKIVSTTPVAGTYNDNIRSVNSGSICRPINKFGSFCNLNNRKLVGPVMGVKTDVQVNNNSVVKEKKEQSLADRLRLGSLTDDGLSYKERFVIRCYEVGINKTATVETIANLLQEVGGNHAQSVGFSTDGFATTTTMRKLHLIWVTSRMHIEIYRYPAWSDVVEIETWCQSEGRIGTRRDWIIKDHANGEVIGRATSKWVMMNSDTRRLQKVSDDVRDEYLIFCPKTPRLAFPEENNNSLKKIAKLNDPAEYSTLGLVPRRADLDMNKHVNNVTYIGWVLESIPQEVIDTHELQTITLDYRRECQHDDVVDSLTSSELLISKLEGSNGSAPSKTDGQDLTPFLHLLRSAGKGLELNRGRTEWRKKADKRKA, from the exons ATGTTATCAAAGATCGTTTCGACAACACCAGTCGCCGGAACATATAATGATAACATCCGATCAGTGAATTCGGGTTCAATTTGTCGACCCATAAACAAGTTCGGATCTTTTTGTAATTTGAATAATCGGAAGTTGGTGGGGCCGGTAATGGGGGTGAAAACTGATGTGCAAGTGAATAATAATTCTGTTGTTAAAGAAAAAAAGGAACAGAGTTTGGCTGACCGGCTTAGATTGGGCAGTTTGACCGATGATGGGTTGTCTTATAAAGAGAGATTTGTAATTAGGTGTTATGAAGTTGGGATTAATAAAACTGCTACTGTTGAAACAATTGCCAATTTGTTGCAG GAGGTTGGAGGCAATCATGCTCAAAGTGTTGGATTTTCGACGGATGGATTTGCTACAACGACAACTATGAGAAAGTTGCATCTAATATGGGTGACTTCACGAATGCATATTGAGATTTATCGATATCCTGCTTG GAGTGATGTGGTTGAAATCGAGACTTGGTGTCAAAGTGAAGGAAGGATTGGGACTAGACGTGATTGGATTATTAAAGACCATGCCAATGGTGAGGTCATTGGACGGGCTACAAG CAAGTGGGTGATGATGAACTCGGATACTCGAAGGCTTCAAAAAGTCAGTGATGATGTAAGAGATGAATATCTAATATTTTGTCCAAAAACAcccag ATTAGCATTTCCGGAAGAAAACAATAACAGCCTGAAGAAAATAGCAAAACTCAACGATCCAGCTGAGTATTCAACGCTAGGTCTTGTG CCAAGAAGAGCTGATCTGGATATGAACAAGCATGTTAACAACGTTACTTACATCGGATGGGTTCTTGAG AGCATCCCACAAGAAGTGATAGACACTCATGAGCTACAAACAATTACGTTGGACTACAGGCGTGAATGCCAACATGACGACGTAGTTGATTCTCTCACAAGTTCAGAATTGCTCATTTCAAAACTTGAAGGAAGCAACGGTTCGGCTCCTTCAAAAACGGACGGACAAGATCTAACCCCATTTTTGCACTTACTGAGATCAGCTGGCAAGGGTCTTGAATTGAACCGAGGTCGTACTGAGTGGAGAAAGAAAGCAGATAAAAGAAAAGCATAA
- the LOC139841334 gene encoding uncharacterized protein translates to MYADRVDTAPKNSIKDRLNIGTLENSGRRRQVTGKRQRQDDDKWEHDLYEQADPQVSNRRVGVLDLRSKLQNKGSLSGVRDLREKLSGLTNSQPAVTAPAKPKMAPNSGPIRRSVVAKVPATETRKVASTGETVDSFLQDLGLEKYSITFQAEEVDMTALLHMTDEDLKAIGIPMGPRKKILLALEAKLVVFIYQWGLGRVHQVLLLFAAFLITFLSITIPIVSQPTKVEESDGSSTVNGEKFAHFHRIFSGFHGFPFPFPFPFPAGFPGFPPGWWGRFPDRPGPGGYSGGHGKPKVHKFDESNKNSSP, encoded by the exons atgtacgcCGATCGTGTGGATACTGCCCCTAAGAATTCAATTAAAGACCGTCTTAATATCGGAACCCTAGAAAACTCCGGCCGCCGTAGACAAGTTACCGGCAAGag GCAGAGGCAAGATGATGATAAATGGGAGCACGATCTCTATGAACAAGCTGATCCACAAGTATCAA ATCGAAGAGTTGGTGTCCTTGATCTCCGCTCGAAGCTCCAAAACAAGGGATCTTTGTCAGGTGTAAGAGACTTGCGTGAAAAGCTATCCGGTTTAACAAATTCTCAACCAGCAGTAACAGCTCCGGCAAAGCCAAAAATGGCACCAAATAGTGGTCCTATTAGGAGAAGTGTTGTAGCTAAAGTACCTGCAACAGAGACTAGGAAAGTTGCTAGCACT GGTGAAACAGTGGACAGCTTCTTACAGGATCTGGGTCTTGAAAAGTATTCGATTACATTTCAAGCAGAGGAA GTGGATATGACTGCCCTTTTACACATGACTGATGAAGATCTAAAGGCTATAGGAATACCAATG GGTCCGAGAAAAAAGATCCTCCTGGCATTGGAAGctaaatt AGTTGTTTTTATATATCAATGGGGATTGGGGAGAGTTCATCAAGTATTGTTATTGTTTGCTGCATTTCTTATAACTTTCTTGAGTATTACGATTCCGATTGTAAGTCAACCAACAAAGGTCGAAGAGTCTGATGGATCGAGTACGGTAAACGGTGAGAAATTCGCTCATTTTCACAGGATCTTTTCTGGTTTTCATGGGTTTCCATTCCCATTCCCATTCCCATTTCCAGCAGGGTTTCCTGGATTCCCACCAGGTTGGTGGGGTCGTTTTCCGGACCGTCCTGGTCCTGGTGGCTATTCAGGCGGTCATGGTAAACCAAAGGTGCACAAATTTGACGAATCTAATAAAAATTCATCTCCGTGA